AACTTTATTAAGAGAACATGCCAGTTAACTATAATAGCGAGAGCGttatcaatttagctaaaaattgtatttatcactcacgtactaaacacaatgatgttcgtcaccattttttCGACGAGTGTTTAAGGAAGGAGGCATAaaactagagaagattcacaccagcatgaatccggCAGACATGTTCACCAGGTCGTTCCTATgaaaaagttcaagttctgtgcaacttctccgGGCTTGGCGATAATGTGAAAGGAGGACGAAGTGTGCATGAGAAGTATTGATTAAAGCTTTGATATGATGCAAAAATAAGAGAATATGTTAAAAAGCTACatagttgaagattgaagacatggtggatatTGTTGTCCAAACAAATATCTCAATTTTGGTGTCcgaggtgcttgaccggtcggggactcggctcgactagtcgaaggtccctgtTCAACTCGAAGTCTACCAACGATGTGTTTGGGATTTTCGGGAGAGggactggcttgactagtcgaaggtcccttcgactagtcaagccctCCTTTAACTAGTGGAGGGTTACGTAGATGGAGCGCAGATTCAGCATGtactgcataaatttgatgcaatttctagggaggtgcgtaagtggagttttttcatctataaatttgaGTTTCTGGGGCCATTCTAAGGTATTATAAGGCTTCCTAAagatattccaagggtttctaaaagggttttagggttatcaaagggtatagcaagTGTGAGATTTAAGGTTGTTCGAATTGAgtaagccttctctctttgtaatttttattttcatagtgaagatttgtcgctttgtgtactgattttttcccgcaagggttttccatgttaaatatttgtgttctctcgtgattgcttggtgctcttaaattgctatcctagatccgcTGGAGAGGGTAAATATATGAAATCAGTTCCAGTTTGTTTGGAAAACAAGGTGCAGACAACTAAGGGAGATGGGTTGGTGTTGCATGCTGATATGAATGCTGTTGTAATTAAGAAACTCCAAATGGATGGTAAGGAAGGGAGAGAAGATTGTTGGTTTGGAGAGGAGTCGTTTGTCAATTTTGTTTCGAACCAAACGTCTATGGAAAATTGGTCATCAAAAGGAATTATGTACAGCCCATATACAACTTATATATGCCATCATCCAAATAAGCAGACCTGTCTGACTTCTAGGCCAGTGCAAATACTTGGAAGTGCCTGCTAGGTGAGAGGAAATTTGCTCAAAAGAGAAACACTCAGGACTGAGCTACTATAGCTTTCATTAAGGCCAACACCATACATATGGGGCCAGTCTTTCAGTGATCCAGAACTTTCATTTCATGGCCTCACATTGGATGGGTGATTGACCCAAGAATGTCCTCTATTGAAAATTCCAATTCAACTAATCAGCGGGTTTTCCTCATTCCATATGTATTGTCAGCTAGTATTACTTACAAGCAGGACCCATCTGTAAGTGTTCTAGATCGCTTCTCTGGACTCACACATGTCCTACAAGAACACATTACCTGCGCGACCAATCTTTAAGTGTTCTAGATAGTTTCATGGATTGGTGATGGATCAAAAATCTCCCCCATAAaagaatcccagccatccaaccgTCAGACTTCTTTTCcaatagaaaacaaaatcaacAGTATTTAAGTAAAAAATGACCAACTTGACCCTTTTAGGTAATAGTTTCTGGCCCAAAACACAAGACACCCCACACCCAACATAGGCGTCTTTATGCCAATGTTAGTGGTTTTGGAATTTTGAGTATTCATGATGTTGAGGTAACTTTTTAAGCAAATACAGATTTACTCGTGATATGGCCTGTTCAACTAAtatttttcctgttttatagtTTTGCTACACCAACGAGCTCATAGAAATTCGATTATTTAAGATAGTGAAAAGATTTAAGGTCTCCCAACTTATACTTTTCAATATGTTTGAATTCCTTCTTACCAGTCCAATAGTCCAGACATGGCCTTCCGACCAATCCAGCAGTATAGCATTTGCTGGGTCCCACAAGCCAAAAATGGATCATCCTCGACAATGAGAAACTGCTCGTCGAACTGACATGCCCTCTGCAACTTGAATTTCACATGAACATTTTTTTTATTGATCTAATGAATCACCGACATTAAAATTATATGATCAGATAATTAGGAAGCAAGAATGAAATTCCACATAATTGGGGGATTAGAATAAAAACGTACGGCTCAGCTGGGTCTGTGTTTCCACGTTCTCTGAATCTACCTGCATTAGtaaattttcagaagtttaaaCCCATATTTATTCATGATTAAATTGTAGAATTATTTCTAGCAGAAAGATTGTTCCATCCAAGCCCACCTGCTCAAGTGTGTTTATTTGCACCAACTATCATGAAATTTACACCATATTAGATTGCTTAATCATTAAATATCATGAGCTTTTGTTTGGTTTGCATTCTATAATCTATTATCTATACCTGTACCAATAATTTATCACACCAAATTTATCTAAATTTGTaccagaatgatttttttttttttttttttttacgggtTTATTATGGATTCCTAGCTGAGCCCAGGTGATGACTTCCAAGAGCTCTTCTAAGGTTCCATACCCACTTGAAATAGGAAAGGAAATAAGAAAACCTAAAGGCTTTAGGAATCTGATTAAATGGGTTATtgagagaagaagaatagaacCTGGTAATGCGATGAAAGCGTTGGAATGGCGGGACATCTCTGCCTTCCTTTGATGCATGGTGCGTGTCCTGTCCTGCCTCTCTTGAGCTGGTCTTCGCTCCCACTCTGCAGTATTAGCCATCTCAGCTTCTATCCCTTTGACTTCAGGGATTTTATTAAGATTTTCATCAAGAAGATAGATGCCATCATTGATCAAGAAATTCAGAAAGTTCAAATACACTCCCTTCTCCTCTTCTCTTGCAATCTGAACCAATATGGAGAAAATAAATTCAATGCAGAACTAAGGATTCAGCAGTCTCCAATACTTGCATGCAAAAgcctgaaaattttaaaaagggCTGCTATTAAGTAAATAATTTTACCTGCCTCCATGCATTGCAATGGCTAGACACATTCCATAGGTACTTCAGAAGTTCAGCAAAGTTATGGCAAATATTAAACTTGTCATAGAACTGCATGAggtaaaatcaaatcaagaaaaaataaaaataaatgacaaCCATAACTGACGTTCAAGTTGTACAAAGAGCATTATAGTGTTTATACATGTTGAATTTCGATATAATCATAACAGCTTTTTTCAGGGCTGGCATGTTAGAGTTGGGAAACCAAATCCTTGGTTTCTTTACAATAAGGAGACCCAGATGCAAGACTAGCTTACACAAAAAATCTTGCCACAGTTCTAATGAGGTGATTACTGATTAAAAGAACACTTCAGTCACTGAACACGTATATCAAGAACACTGGTAGAGTCTACTTTCAGAGCAAGTTCCTAAAGAACCCAACATATTATACGATGCTACAGATCTAGCAACTTAAAACGAATTTTGTGGCATTATCATCAATATTAAAAAGTAGAGGAATGCAGGCACTTGATTTTAACAGGTTCTGTGATTCATTTAACAGGTACGGAAGCTATTGACTGTCCTTTTGAAATAAAAGGCATGTACATGGCTATGGATGGATTCgtcaaaatattatgaaaattatGAGAGAATGAAACTAACAGATGGTTctcttattactattattttcaatggtgagagaccaaatatatcaataaaaaatGTAATAGCAACAGGGAACACAGACAACATTCCATATGCTAGAGTACATGTACATTGGCTTCTCATTCGGAAGCTCAGCAATTTGCAACAAACAGCACATACACTGCTCAAATTACAAGCAGGGAGCTGTCTAATTCACTTCCAATATAGACAATTTCCACTGGCATAATGGATCTGCATTAAAGCATAATCGACCCAAATTAGGCCCATAGTTTTGATGGAGGGATTATATTTCACAATGGCTATCTATTAATTTTCAGGCATTGACTAATGTGCATGATTTTGAAGCCTTTTGAATAACAATACCTCTGAGTATAAGAGCATCTATAAGCTTTTTATAGAACATGATTCCAGTAGGATTGACTTCCCTGGTTCTTCCACCTGAGATTGTTTAAGAAAATTAATAACATgttctaaaaaaatataatactAGTATGAAGTGAAAATTTTCTAACTCACGAGGTAATATTCTTGCCCAAGTAATCGAGAAACGGTAAGCATTTATACCAAGAGAATGCATAAAACTCTATGTCTTCCTACATCGAAAAAATACATCTCGAGTTTAATTGATGAGGTAATCCTCATATAGAAAAGGAAGGGAGATGTTTACCATGTAACGATGGTAATGGTCGTCTGTTGTATCTCCATTTCCTCCATCCACAATGTTTCTTGGATATGGTTGAAGGAAAATATCAAg
This region of Magnolia sinica isolate HGM2019 chromosome 1, MsV1, whole genome shotgun sequence genomic DNA includes:
- the LOC131246541 gene encoding uncharacterized protein LOC131246541, with product MQFYDKFNICHNFAELLKYLWNVSSHCNAWRQIAREEEKGVYLNFLNFLINDGIYLLDENLNKIPEVKGIEAEMANTAEWERRPAQERQDRTRTMHQRKAEMSRHSNAFIALPGRFRERGNTDPAEPYINKKNVHVKFKLQRACQFDEQFLIVEDDPFLACGTQQMLYCWIGRKAMSGLLDCSPVCQTIEKELGKPMDALFVDFSEEPLATASIAQVHRATLNNEREVVVKVQHEGIKEVILEDLKNAKSIVDWIAWAEPQYDFNPMIDEWCKEAPRELDFNSEAAEPFNTPVNPVALGIPVSMLCN